One Thalassotalea hakodatensis DNA segment encodes these proteins:
- the fliL gene encoding flagellar basal body-associated protein FliL, whose protein sequence is MAEEEKALELDSSGKKKKLIIIIAAVVILAVGGGAAFFFMGGDDGPTQEQLDAALDSGVEGEAITEGSAQPAASASLGTALYVPMPRPFRFNIPGANRDRFVEIRVQLLVRGSDNEEAAKKHIPLIESTLLAVFTQSNADDLATSAGKTSLKQQALSEVHKIMMDIEEQKVIEQVLFTGFVMQ, encoded by the coding sequence ATGGCTGAAGAAGAAAAAGCATTAGAACTTGATAGTTCTGGTAAAAAAAAGAAGTTAATTATTATTATTGCAGCTGTGGTTATACTGGCTGTTGGTGGTGGCGCCGCTTTTTTCTTTATGGGGGGCGATGATGGCCCAACACAAGAGCAACTAGATGCAGCATTAGATTCAGGCGTCGAAGGAGAAGCGATCACTGAAGGTAGCGCTCAACCTGCGGCAAGTGCTAGTTTAGGTACCGCATTATATGTACCGATGCCAAGACCTTTTCGTTTTAATATTCCTGGTGCTAACCGTGACCGTTTTGTAGAAATAAGAGTGCAGTTGTTGGTTCGGGGCTCTGATAACGAGGAAGCCGCGAAAAAACATATTCCGTTGATTGAAAGTACTTTATTAGCAGTATTTACTCAATCAAATGCTGATGATCTTGCAACTAGTGCAGGTAAAACATCATTAAAGCAGCAGGCATTATCTGAAGTACATAAAATAATGATGGACATAGAAGAGCAAAAAGTAATAGAGCAAGTATTATTTACTGGCTTTGTGATGCAATAA
- the fliM gene encoding flagellar motor switch protein FliM, with product MSDLLSQDEIDALLHGVDDVEEDEVAEDVPEREGTSDYDFSSQDRIVRGRMPTLEMVNERFARHMRISLFNMMRRTAEVSINGIQMIKFGEYVHTLFVPTSLNMVRFRPLKGTGLITMEARLVFILVDNFFGGDGRYHAKIEGREFTPTERRIIQMLLKLIFEDYKEAWSPVMDVSFEYLDSEVNPSMANIVSPTEVVVISSFHIELDGGGGDFHVALPYSMLEPIRELLDAGVQSDKEDTDMRWSKALRDEIMDVPVALSTKFLEVDIPLSRIMELETGDIIPIEMPEHITVLIEELPTFRAKLGKRRENIALQIQEKIKRPESVKNELTILTKGGKRLDSDAELHLLEDDLDY from the coding sequence GTGAGTGATTTACTTTCACAAGACGAAATTGATGCGCTACTTCATGGCGTAGACGACGTTGAAGAAGACGAGGTTGCTGAAGACGTTCCTGAACGAGAAGGCACCAGCGACTATGACTTCTCGTCGCAAGATCGTATTGTGCGTGGTCGTATGCCAACGCTCGAAATGGTTAATGAGCGTTTTGCTCGGCATATGCGGATAAGCCTATTCAATATGATGCGCCGCACGGCAGAAGTGTCTATTAATGGAATTCAAATGATCAAGTTTGGTGAGTACGTACATACCTTGTTTGTACCTACTAGCTTGAATATGGTGCGTTTTAGACCGTTAAAAGGTACTGGACTTATCACCATGGAAGCCCGTTTAGTGTTTATCTTAGTGGATAACTTTTTTGGTGGTGATGGTCGTTACCATGCCAAAATTGAAGGCCGAGAATTTACCCCAACTGAGCGACGTATTATTCAAATGTTACTAAAGCTTATCTTTGAAGATTACAAAGAAGCGTGGTCGCCAGTCATGGATGTATCCTTTGAATACCTAGATTCTGAAGTAAACCCTTCTATGGCGAATATTGTTAGCCCTACTGAAGTGGTGGTTATTAGCTCATTTCACATTGAACTAGATGGCGGTGGTGGTGATTTTCATGTTGCCTTGCCGTACTCGATGTTAGAGCCTATTCGAGAATTGTTAGACGCTGGTGTGCAAAGTGACAAAGAAGACACTGATATGCGTTGGTCAAAGGCGTTACGTGATGAAATCATGGATGTTCCGGTTGCCTTATCAACCAAGTTCTTAGAGGTTGATATTCCCTTATCAAGAATTATGGAATTAGAGACAGGCGATATTATCCCGATTGAAATGCCAGAACATATAACCGTATTGATTGAAGAGTTACCAACGTTTAGAGCGAAACTAGGCAAGCGTCGTGAAAACATTGCACTGCAAATTCAAGAGAAAATTAAGCGTCCAGAGTCTGTGAAGAATGAATTAACCATTTTAACTAAAGGCGGTAAACGTTTAGACAGTGACGCAGAGTTACACTTACTTGAAGATGATTTAGATTATTAA
- the fliN gene encoding flagellar motor switch protein FliN, translated as MSDENENENEDLSMWDEAMDEQAEAETDEENAEAVEFDELQEDAPITGEEKRKLDTILDIPVTISMEVGRSQISIRNLLQLNQGSVVELDRVAGEALDVLVNGTLIAHGEVVVVNDKFGIRLTDVISQVERIKKLK; from the coding sequence ATGAGTGATGAAAACGAGAACGAAAACGAAGATCTGAGCATGTGGGATGAGGCGATGGATGAACAAGCTGAAGCTGAAACCGATGAAGAAAATGCAGAAGCGGTAGAATTCGACGAACTACAAGAAGATGCTCCGATCACAGGTGAAGAAAAGCGTAAGCTCGATACAATACTAGATATTCCAGTGACAATCTCTATGGAAGTAGGCCGAAGCCAAATTAGTATTCGTAACTTATTACAACTTAATCAGGGTTCTGTTGTTGAGCTTGATCGTGTTGCCGGTGAAGCGTTAGATGTGTTGGTCAATGGTACACTGATTGCGCACGGTGAAGTGGTAGTTGTGAATGATAAATTCGGTATTCGTTTAACTGATGTGATCAGTCAGGTTGAACGCATTAAAAAGCTTAAATAA
- the fliO gene encoding flagellar biosynthetic protein FliO, whose protein sequence is MHKISRYYTLRCISSLLVLLFPVISLAQENNVEVGKHANVNMDAASMILALLLVLALIVVSAFVLKKFTMINKVSSGMKVIASLPLGSKEKLMVIQVGDEQLLLGVCHQQVTLIKTLETPLPENSPITGAINNPLAKFINQKINNNRE, encoded by the coding sequence ATGCACAAAATATCACGATACTATACATTACGCTGTATTAGTAGTTTGCTGGTTTTACTTTTTCCTGTGATCAGCCTTGCACAGGAAAACAACGTTGAAGTGGGTAAACATGCAAACGTAAATATGGACGCTGCGAGTATGATATTAGCACTATTGTTAGTACTCGCATTAATAGTTGTCAGTGCGTTTGTCTTGAAAAAGTTTACTATGATCAATAAAGTATCTTCTGGTATGAAAGTCATCGCCAGCTTACCTTTAGGAAGTAAAGAAAAGTTAATGGTGATACAAGTCGGTGATGAGCAGCTATTGTTAGGCGTGTGTCACCAACAAGTTACATTAATTAAAACCTTGGAAACGCCACTTCCTGAAAATAGCCCAATCACAGGGGCAATTAATAACCCTTTAGCAAAGTTTATCAATCAAAAAATCAACAATAATCGAGAATAG
- the fliP gene encoding flagellar type III secretion system pore protein FliP (The bacterial flagellar biogenesis protein FliP forms a type III secretion system (T3SS)-type pore required for flagellar assembly.), with product MLSGHVFAEQDLSLPAIKLSTNPDGSQEYSVTLQILIFMTALSFIPAAVIMMTSFTRIVVVMAILRQAFGLQQTPSNQVIIGLTLFMTLFIMTPVYNQINETAIQPYLAEQKTSIEAIDSAKVPIRAFMLEQTRIKDLDTLAQMAGITQVDKPTDLPMTVIIPSFIISELKTAFQIGFMLFIPFLIIDLVVASILMAMGMMMLSPMIVSLPFKLMLFVLVDGWNLVIGTIASSYGMGVP from the coding sequence ATGTTGAGTGGTCATGTTTTTGCAGAGCAAGATCTGTCTTTACCTGCGATTAAGTTGTCAACGAATCCCGACGGAAGTCAAGAGTACTCAGTTACTTTGCAAATACTGATTTTTATGACTGCGTTAAGCTTTATTCCTGCTGCAGTTATTATGATGACGTCGTTTACCCGTATCGTTGTTGTTATGGCCATTTTGCGTCAAGCGTTTGGTTTGCAGCAAACACCGTCGAATCAGGTGATCATTGGTTTAACCCTGTTTATGACGCTTTTCATTATGACACCGGTATACAATCAAATAAATGAAACGGCAATTCAGCCTTATCTTGCAGAACAAAAAACCTCAATTGAAGCGATAGATAGCGCTAAAGTGCCTATTCGTGCCTTTATGCTTGAACAAACACGGATAAAAGATTTAGATACTCTTGCGCAAATGGCCGGTATTACTCAAGTGGATAAGCCAACAGACTTGCCGATGACGGTGATTATTCCTTCATTCATCATTAGCGAGTTGAAAACAGCTTTTCAAATTGGCTTTATGTTATTCATTCCTTTTTTGATAATTGACCTAGTAGTAGCTAGTATTTTAATGGCAATGGGTATGATGATGTTATCACCAATGATTGTTTCATTGCCTTTTAAACTTATGCTGTTCGTACTCGTTGATGGTTGGAATTTAGTGATTGGCACAATCGCAAGTAGCTATGGTATGGGGGTCCCGTAA
- the fliQ gene encoding flagellar biosynthesis protein FliQ, whose amino-acid sequence MSPEIFVDILRDALFLVIVLVSAVIVPSLIVGLIVAVFQAATSINEQTLSFLPRLIVTLLALIVGGHWLVQKLMDYTIRLVTSIPSVIA is encoded by the coding sequence ATGAGTCCTGAAATCTTTGTTGATATACTAAGAGACGCCTTGTTTCTTGTTATTGTTCTTGTTAGTGCTGTTATAGTGCCAAGTTTAATTGTGGGCTTAATCGTTGCGGTTTTTCAAGCAGCAACCTCTATCAATGAACAAACGTTAAGCTTTTTGCCTCGCCTAATTGTGACACTGCTGGCATTAATTGTTGGTGGTCATTGGTTGGTACAAAAGTTAATGGATTACACCATTAGGTTAGTGACATCTATACCGTCTGTGATCGCGTAA
- the fliR gene encoding flagellar biosynthetic protein FliR, with product MEFSETVINQYMADFILPFSRVSALIMSMIALGARAVPMKVKLFLSIAITFAIMPAIPPVSIESLFSFQMVLLVAQQTIIGAMMGLVTNLVVNTFTMAGQIIAMQTGLGFASLVDPASGMNVPAVGQFFLILSTLLFWAMDGHLAYLQFVTASFSTLPIPLEEFSSTKFRDLVEWGAWMFATALSLAMAPLTAMLLINFSFGIMTRAAPQLNIFAIGFPITMCSGLLIMWLTMENFMLHFELQWQRALDLTCHLIDCAS from the coding sequence ATGGAATTCTCTGAAACGGTTATTAACCAATATATGGCAGATTTTATTCTGCCCTTTTCCCGCGTTTCAGCGTTAATTATGTCGATGATTGCATTGGGCGCACGAGCAGTTCCGATGAAAGTTAAACTTTTTCTTTCTATAGCAATTACTTTTGCCATCATGCCAGCTATACCTCCGGTTAGCATTGAATCATTATTCTCTTTTCAGATGGTGCTATTGGTAGCACAACAAACCATCATCGGCGCAATGATGGGATTAGTGACAAATTTAGTGGTTAACACCTTTACCATGGCTGGCCAAATAATTGCGATGCAAACAGGTCTTGGTTTTGCTTCGCTAGTTGATCCTGCTAGTGGTATGAATGTGCCGGCAGTTGGTCAGTTCTTTCTTATTTTATCTACCTTACTTTTTTGGGCGATGGATGGGCACTTAGCCTATTTACAGTTTGTCACCGCAAGTTTTTCAACGCTGCCGATACCGCTAGAAGAGTTCTCATCAACGAAGTTTCGCGACTTAGTGGAATGGGGGGCATGGATGTTTGCAACCGCTCTATCACTCGCGATGGCTCCACTTACCGCCATGTTATTAATTAACTTCTCTTTCGGCATCATGACCCGAGCAGCACCACAGTTAAATATTTTTGCTATAGGTTTCCCAATCACCATGTGCTCTGGGTTATTGATCATGTGGCTGACCATGGAAAACTTTATGCTACATTTTGAATTACAATGGCAACGAGCATTAGATTTAACGTGTCATTTAATCGACTGCGCGAGTTAA
- the flhB gene encoding flagellar biosynthesis protein FlhB yields MAESDSGEKTEEPTGKKLSEARKKGQIARSKDLGTMFVLVGSAIALMMTGSSLVSSLSLIMKRLFNLTREEVMDINKLFNIISDALYSLAVPIGWMFFIIMVAAFVGNIILGGLNFSVEAMAPKASKLSPIAGFKRMFGVKAWVELIKSLLKFFVVFFSAYLLLVTLFDQILSLSIEAIPLNFAHAVELLLWMFLALSLSLIIIVAVDAPYQKWDHIRQLKMTKQEVKDELKNSEGSPENKGRIRRTQYEISQRRQMAEVPESDVVITNPTHYSIAIKYDTESGGAPRVIAKGIDEMAIHIRTIAKEHGVEILTSPALARSLYYTADVNEEIPEELFAAVAQVLAFVYQLAEFKKGKASRPVPLAKNLPIPDDYKY; encoded by the coding sequence ATGGCTGAGTCTGATTCAGGTGAAAAAACAGAAGAACCCACAGGAAAAAAGCTCTCTGAGGCAAGAAAAAAAGGTCAAATTGCTCGATCTAAAGATTTAGGTACTATGTTCGTGTTAGTGGGTAGTGCTATTGCGTTGATGATGACAGGCAGTTCACTGGTCAGCAGTCTATCTTTAATTATGAAACGGTTATTTAATTTAACCCGTGAAGAAGTGATGGATATCAATAAACTGTTCAATATCATTAGCGATGCGCTTTATTCGCTAGCGGTACCGATAGGTTGGATGTTTTTCATCATCATGGTTGCCGCGTTCGTCGGTAATATCATTCTCGGTGGTTTAAATTTTTCGGTTGAAGCAATGGCACCCAAAGCGAGTAAATTATCCCCGATTGCTGGTTTTAAGCGCATGTTTGGTGTTAAAGCTTGGGTTGAACTCATTAAGTCGTTGTTAAAGTTTTTTGTCGTATTTTTCAGTGCATATTTATTACTTGTTACCTTATTTGATCAAATATTATCACTCAGTATTGAGGCAATTCCGTTAAATTTTGCACATGCGGTTGAATTATTACTGTGGATGTTTTTAGCGTTAAGTTTATCGCTTATTATTATTGTTGCGGTCGATGCGCCTTATCAAAAATGGGATCATATCCGTCAACTTAAGATGACCAAGCAAGAAGTGAAAGATGAATTGAAAAATTCTGAAGGGAGCCCAGAAAATAAAGGTCGAATTAGAAGAACACAGTATGAAATCTCCCAACGCAGACAAATGGCGGAAGTACCTGAGTCTGATGTCGTGATCACTAACCCCACTCATTATTCAATAGCGATAAAATATGACACTGAATCAGGTGGTGCTCCGCGTGTGATCGCCAAAGGTATTGATGAAATGGCAATTCATATTCGTACGATAGCAAAAGAGCATGGCGTGGAAATTTTAACATCACCTGCGCTTGCACGCTCACTTTATTATACGGCAGACGTTAATGAAGAAATACCGGAAGAGTTATTCGCAGCTGTTGCTCAAGTACTTGCCTTTGTTTATCAACTTGCAGAATTTAAAAAGGGTAAAGCAAGTCGACCAGTACCATTAGCAAAAAACTTACCTATACCTGATGACTACAAGTATTAA
- the flhA gene encoding flagellar biosynthesis protein FlhA has product MQLAAHFNQLKQKKFSVFAGAGTPLLVIAILGMVILPMPAMLLDVLFSFNIALALVVLLITVYTLKPLEFGSFPSVLLIATILRLALNVASTRVVLLEGHEGPDAAGKVIEAFGSVVIGGNYAVGLVVFLILIIINFIVVTKGAGRISEVTARFTLDAMPGKQMAIDADLNAGFINADEARERRTEVTSEADFYGSMDGASKFVKGDAIAGILILFINIIGGLVIGMVQHDLTFDNAVEVYTLLTIGDGLVAQIPGLLLSVATAIVVTRQNTSQDMGSQMSTQLGQQKSLYIAASVMFIMGIVPGMPHFAFLTFAVLIAGSAFLSSKIKKAKAVDDAKAKEIAEVETAQHQQEVKDLDWDDVSHVDIVGLEIGYRLIPLVDKSQGGELLNRIKGVRKKLSQEFGFLVPAVHIRDNLDLDPNTYQISLMGVTVGQAEIRHDHDLAINPGQVYGKLDGVHTKDPAFGLDAVWITQAQREQAQSLGYTVVDAATVLATHLSQVLTNNASQLLGHEEVQNLLDILGKSYPKLVEGLIPEVLTLGAVVKVLQNLMNEGVAVRDMRSIVQTLVEYGPKSQDTDILTAAVRITLRKFIIQDLVGSAHEIPVITLSPELEQMLHQSMQMAGDDGAGIEPGLAERLQVSLTEGAQQQEMAGDTPILLTSGMLRTVLAKFVKYTIPGLRVISYQEVPDDKQIKIISSIGQ; this is encoded by the coding sequence ATGCAATTAGCAGCACATTTCAATCAATTAAAACAGAAAAAGTTTAGTGTTTTTGCAGGAGCGGGCACGCCGCTTCTTGTAATAGCGATACTCGGTATGGTGATATTACCCATGCCTGCCATGTTGCTCGATGTACTATTCTCGTTCAACATTGCCTTAGCACTTGTGGTGCTTTTAATTACGGTTTATACCCTCAAACCCCTTGAATTTGGTTCCTTTCCTTCAGTGTTACTGATCGCGACAATTTTGCGATTAGCGTTAAACGTTGCCAGTACTCGTGTTGTGTTACTCGAAGGTCATGAAGGCCCTGATGCCGCCGGTAAGGTGATTGAAGCATTTGGTTCAGTGGTTATCGGTGGTAACTATGCTGTCGGTTTAGTGGTGTTTCTAATTTTAATCATCATTAACTTTATCGTAGTAACGAAAGGTGCAGGCAGAATATCAGAGGTAACAGCTCGGTTTACTTTAGATGCCATGCCCGGAAAACAAATGGCTATTGATGCCGATTTAAATGCGGGTTTTATTAATGCTGACGAAGCGAGAGAGCGTCGTACTGAAGTGACCAGTGAAGCTGATTTTTATGGTTCTATGGACGGTGCTAGTAAGTTTGTAAAAGGTGACGCAATAGCCGGCATTCTTATTTTATTTATCAATATCATTGGTGGTTTAGTGATTGGTATGGTGCAGCATGACCTTACTTTTGACAACGCGGTAGAAGTGTATACCTTGTTAACCATTGGTGATGGCTTAGTTGCTCAAATTCCTGGCTTATTATTATCAGTAGCAACTGCGATAGTGGTAACACGACAAAACACTAGCCAAGACATGGGCTCGCAAATGAGCACACAGTTAGGACAACAAAAGTCACTGTATATTGCAGCTTCTGTCATGTTTATTATGGGGATTGTGCCTGGTATGCCTCATTTTGCTTTTTTAACCTTTGCGGTGTTAATTGCCGGCAGTGCTTTTTTATCGAGTAAAATCAAAAAGGCCAAAGCAGTTGATGATGCAAAAGCGAAAGAAATTGCAGAAGTAGAGACCGCTCAGCATCAGCAAGAAGTGAAAGATTTAGATTGGGATGATGTGAGTCACGTTGATATTGTGGGTTTAGAAATTGGTTACCGTTTGATCCCCCTAGTTGATAAAAGCCAAGGTGGTGAACTGCTTAACCGTATTAAAGGGGTTAGGAAAAAGCTGTCACAAGAGTTTGGCTTCTTAGTCCCGGCAGTACATATTCGTGATAATTTAGACTTAGATCCTAATACATACCAAATATCGTTAATGGGAGTGACGGTTGGCCAAGCAGAAATTCGTCATGATCATGATTTAGCGATAAATCCAGGTCAAGTTTATGGCAAACTTGACGGAGTGCATACCAAAGACCCTGCATTCGGCTTAGATGCTGTGTGGATCACACAAGCTCAGCGGGAACAAGCTCAATCTTTAGGTTATACTGTTGTTGATGCTGCTACGGTGCTTGCAACGCACCTTAGCCAAGTGTTGACCAACAATGCATCTCAGCTTTTAGGTCATGAAGAAGTTCAGAATTTACTCGATATCCTTGGGAAAAGTTATCCGAAACTTGTTGAAGGCTTAATTCCAGAAGTATTAACACTTGGCGCGGTTGTTAAAGTGTTGCAAAACCTAATGAATGAAGGCGTTGCTGTGCGTGATATGCGTAGTATTGTACAAACACTGGTTGAATATGGTCCGAAGAGTCAAGATACCGATATTTTAACCGCTGCGGTGCGTATTACGTTACGTAAATTTATTATTCAAGATCTTGTCGGATCAGCACACGAGATCCCCGTCATAACTTTGTCACCAGAGTTGGAACAAATGTTGCACCAGTCAATGCAAATGGCAGGAGACGATGGTGCAGGTATAGAACCTGGCTTAGCCGAAAGGTTACAAGTGTCGTTAACAGAAGGTGCTCAGCAACAAGAAATGGCAGGTGATACGCCAATATTGCTGACATCAGGTATGTTACGAACGGTACTGGCTAAGTTTGTTAAATACACCATTCCAGGTTTAAGAGTAATTTCTTACCAAGAAGTACCTGATGATAAGCAAATTAAAATTATCAGCTCAATTGGTCAGTAA
- the flhF gene encoding flagellar biosynthesis protein FlhF translates to MKIRRFVAKDMRTALEQIKLELGAEAVIMSNKKIPEGVELMAAVDYSQQTTPSAQPSEHVAREISQDVVSIGQQPQNTNEAASNVQSSTDEAQPPADSLAALLQRQQNTPKSKATPIQTSTAHQQQHALDIEQQLKNFTDRLEQGAHQAPTDKQHAFQSTPEALSTETPNNAHQSEQASMTESHHQTRDNTPQQNREIEAMRREMSSIRQLLEHQISGLMWQDMAQKNPAKALLVDRLMAMGITENVADQIASYLPNVENEEDSWLQAKQLLASQLYTTNNEIIHRGGVVSLVGPTGVGKTTTVAKLAARFAQIHGADKVAMISTDSYRIAGFEQLTTYGRIIGCQVKLAKDGAALDTLLQQFSDKKLVLIDTAGMGQRDMRLNDHLTTLIANSRVRIRNYLVLSANTQQRVMQENVERFKKVPLAGCIYTKLDESLSVGEIIATSIQNGLAIGYLTDGQRVPEDIKVANAEKLVTLADRLATKLNGHNSWRPTSASMAVGM, encoded by the coding sequence GTGAAAATAAGACGTTTTGTTGCAAAAGATATGAGAACAGCACTTGAACAAATCAAGCTAGAGCTTGGTGCAGAAGCAGTAATCATGTCGAATAAGAAGATTCCAGAAGGTGTTGAATTAATGGCGGCGGTAGATTATAGCCAACAAACAACACCTTCAGCACAGCCATCAGAGCACGTTGCGCGAGAAATTTCTCAAGATGTGGTGTCTATCGGACAGCAGCCACAAAATACTAATGAAGCGGCGTCAAACGTGCAATCTAGTACTGATGAAGCACAGCCACCAGCTGATAGCCTTGCTGCATTATTACAGCGCCAACAAAATACCCCTAAAAGTAAAGCAACGCCGATTCAAACATCTACTGCACACCAACAGCAACATGCATTAGATATTGAGCAACAGCTAAAAAACTTTACTGACCGTTTAGAGCAAGGGGCACACCAAGCACCAACAGATAAACAACACGCCTTTCAGTCGACTCCTGAAGCTTTATCAACTGAAACACCAAACAATGCTCATCAGAGTGAGCAAGCGTCAATGACAGAATCACATCATCAAACGAGAGATAATACGCCACAGCAAAACCGTGAAATTGAAGCAATGCGCCGTGAAATGTCTTCTATTCGTCAATTACTTGAGCATCAAATTTCCGGTTTGATGTGGCAAGATATGGCACAAAAAAACCCTGCTAAAGCCCTATTGGTTGACCGTTTAATGGCAATGGGGATTACTGAAAATGTTGCTGACCAGATCGCAAGCTATTTACCCAATGTTGAAAATGAGGAAGATTCATGGCTACAAGCTAAGCAATTGTTAGCGAGTCAATTATATACAACAAATAATGAAATTATTCACCGTGGTGGTGTGGTATCGCTAGTAGGGCCAACGGGTGTAGGGAAAACAACGACCGTCGCAAAATTAGCTGCACGTTTTGCTCAAATTCATGGTGCCGATAAAGTCGCCATGATTTCTACAGACAGTTACCGAATTGCAGGCTTCGAACAACTAACTACTTATGGACGCATCATTGGTTGTCAGGTTAAGCTTGCCAAAGATGGCGCGGCACTTGATACGCTATTACAACAGTTCTCAGATAAAAAATTAGTGCTCATTGATACCGCAGGTATGGGGCAGCGTGATATGAGATTAAACGATCACCTTACTACCCTGATTGCGAATTCTCGTGTTAGAATTCGAAATTACTTAGTATTGTCAGCCAATACCCAACAACGTGTTATGCAAGAAAACGTTGAACGCTTCAAAAAAGTACCGTTGGCGGGGTGTATTTATACAAAGCTAGATGAAAGTTTGAGCGTTGGTGAAATAATTGCAACATCTATACAAAATGGCCTCGCAATAGGGTATCTTACTGATGGACAAAGAGTTCCAGAAGATATTAAAGTTGCAAATGCTGAAAAGTTAGTTACGCTTGCAGATAGGCTTGCAACAAAATTGAATGGTCACAACTCGTGGCGCCCTACCTCTGCTTCTATGGCAGTTGGCATGTAA
- a CDS encoding MinD/ParA family protein, with protein MIDQASGLRKMQQQNQIKVIAVSGGKGGVGKTNVSLNTSIALAQLGKRVLVLDADLGLANVDVMLGLRVKRNLSHVMSGECELDDIIIEGPAGIKIIPATSGTQSMVDLTPSEHAGLIRAFSDMQTQFDVLIVDTAAGISDMVLSFARAAQDVLLVVCDEPTSITDCYALMKLLSRDHEVFKFKVVANMVRSPKEGQQLFGKLSKVSERFLDVALELVGVIPFDENIRNAVRKQQAIVEAFPDSPAARAFRALAQKITKWPVPNHASGHLEFFIEQLIEN; from the coding sequence ATGATTGATCAGGCAAGTGGCTTAAGAAAAATGCAACAGCAAAATCAAATTAAAGTCATAGCAGTTTCTGGTGGTAAAGGGGGAGTGGGTAAAACCAATGTCTCGCTTAATACGTCTATTGCCTTAGCTCAACTTGGAAAAAGAGTACTAGTACTCGATGCTGATTTAGGCTTAGCCAATGTTGATGTAATGCTTGGTTTACGTGTAAAACGTAATTTATCACATGTTATGTCAGGCGAGTGTGAACTCGACGATATTATTATTGAAGGCCCTGCAGGAATTAAAATCATTCCCGCAACTTCTGGTACTCAGTCAATGGTTGATCTTACGCCATCTGAACATGCTGGATTAATTCGTGCTTTTAGCGATATGCAAACGCAATTTGATGTGCTCATAGTTGATACCGCAGCAGGTATTTCAGATATGGTATTGAGTTTTGCTCGCGCGGCTCAAGACGTGTTATTGGTTGTTTGTGATGAGCCAACCTCAATCACCGACTGTTATGCGTTAATGAAATTACTCAGCCGTGACCATGAAGTATTTAAGTTTAAAGTCGTTGCTAATATGGTAAGAAGTCCGAAAGAAGGGCAGCAGTTATTTGGTAAGCTTTCAAAAGTTTCTGAGCGTTTTTTAGATGTTGCGCTTGAGTTAGTCGGTGTCATTCCTTTTGATGAAAACATTCGTAATGCAGTTAGGAAGCAACAAGCTATTGTAGAAGCTTTTCCTGATTCTCCAGCAGCCAGAGCATTTAGAGCGTTAGCTCAAAAAATAACTAAGTGGCCAGTGCCAAACCATGCTTCGGGGCACTTAGAGTTTTTTATTGAACAGTTAATTGAAAACTAA